The following proteins are encoded in a genomic region of Synechococcus sp. CBW1002:
- the rpsR gene encoding 30S ribosomal protein S18 has protein sequence MASSFFKKRLSPIKPGDPIDYKDVDLLKKFITERGKILPRRLTGLTAKQQRDLTNAVKRARIVALLPFVNPEG, from the coding sequence ATGGCCAGTTCCTTTTTCAAGAAGCGTCTCTCCCCGATCAAGCCGGGCGACCCGATCGACTACAAGGATGTCGATCTGCTCAAGAAATTCATCACTGAGCGCGGCAAGATCCTGCCCCGCCGTCTGACGGGCCTCACCGCCAAGCAGCAGCGCGATCTCACCAACGCCGTCAAGCGTGCCCGCATCGTGGCCCTGCTTCCCTTTGTGAATCCCGAGGGCTGA
- the rpmG gene encoding 50S ribosomal protein L33: MAKNKGVRIVITLECTECRSNPAKRSPGVSRYTTQKNRRNTTERLELKKFCPHCNASTNHKEIK; the protein is encoded by the coding sequence ATGGCCAAAAACAAGGGCGTCCGGATCGTGATCACTCTCGAGTGCACCGAATGCCGGTCCAACCCCGCCAAGCGGTCTCCTGGTGTGTCCCGCTACACCACCCAGAAGAACCGCCGCAACACCACCGAACGGCTGGAGCTGAAGAAGTTCTGCCCCCACTGCAACGCCTCCACCAACCACAAGGAAATCAAGTGA
- the pheT gene encoding phenylalanine--tRNA ligase subunit beta, with translation MRVSLQWLKELVTCEPDDLQPQLLAERLSVAGFEVEEIHDLAAQASGVVVGLVADRRPHPDATKLSVCRVDVGSAEPLQIVCGAANVRAGIHVPVALVGTTLPAVDLTIKPAELRGVASSGMICSLRELGLPDASDGIAVLDDLLASVPLPGQPVGPHLGLDDQVLELAITANRPDGLSMQGIAREVAALLEASTSLPPAAPAIEAAPLAIDAASRLAIEAGGLFSVTALKGVRVAPSPQWLQQRLERAGIRPINTVVDITNLVMLETGQPLHAFDSDRLAHKTAGQAEPAALGLRQARSGESFTSLDGESRTLDEEALVVTYADQAIALAGVIGGLEEAVQNDTTSLWLEAAVFAPQAVRRSARSQGLRTEASLRFEKGLPREATLAAADRAVQLLIELAGAELEGRWLHQRPQEPVQPLRLRREALHNLLGPVVVDGEEEDLEEGRIAATLTALGCVLKDSDDGWSVVVPPSRRMDLQREVDLIEEVARLVGYDQFACHLPDPLLPGGLEPAQLAERRLRRALCAAGLQETCSLSLVPQAAGRLPLANPLLADYGHLRDNLHEELLQAARRNLQASQNGFWAFEIGQVFDADGVERQQLVGVLAGERRAERWTSSGKPQPPGYFQARGVLQAALQTLKLPVDDRPLTDQPLLHPGRAATLLVEGRPAGWFGQLHPEQADQHDLPEATYLFTLALEPLLCAATRRNRWQPAFAPFATVPASERDLALVVPQATRAADLLSTIRKAGKPLLEQAELVDRYEGTQLGDGQCSQAFRLRYRDPKRTLTDDQVDGAQAKIRAALEKQFGAQLRS, from the coding sequence ATGCGGGTCTCGCTCCAGTGGTTGAAGGAGCTCGTGACCTGCGAGCCGGACGATCTGCAGCCACAGCTCCTGGCTGAGCGGCTGTCGGTCGCCGGGTTCGAAGTCGAGGAGATTCATGACCTGGCGGCCCAGGCCTCTGGGGTGGTCGTTGGGCTCGTCGCGGATCGCCGGCCCCATCCGGATGCCACCAAACTGAGCGTCTGCCGGGTCGATGTCGGCAGCGCAGAACCGTTGCAGATTGTCTGTGGCGCCGCCAATGTCCGCGCTGGCATCCACGTGCCGGTGGCCCTGGTGGGTACCACCCTGCCGGCGGTGGATCTGACGATCAAGCCAGCCGAACTGCGGGGTGTGGCCAGCAGCGGCATGATCTGCTCCCTGCGGGAACTCGGCCTGCCCGACGCCAGCGACGGGATTGCCGTTCTGGATGATCTGCTCGCGTCCGTACCCCTGCCGGGCCAACCTGTGGGGCCGCATCTGGGCCTCGACGATCAGGTGCTGGAGCTGGCGATCACCGCCAACCGGCCGGATGGTCTGTCGATGCAGGGCATTGCCCGTGAAGTGGCGGCTCTGTTGGAGGCCTCCACCAGCCTGCCCCCAGCCGCGCCCGCGATCGAAGCCGCACCCCTGGCGATCGATGCAGCCTCGAGGCTGGCGATCGAAGCCGGTGGACTGTTCAGCGTCACGGCCCTGAAGGGCGTGCGTGTGGCGCCGTCACCCCAGTGGCTGCAGCAGCGTCTGGAGCGTGCCGGCATTCGACCGATCAACACGGTGGTGGACATCACCAACCTGGTGATGCTGGAAACCGGTCAACCCCTGCATGCCTTCGACAGCGATCGCCTGGCGCACAAGACCGCTGGCCAGGCCGAACCGGCAGCCCTGGGGTTGCGGCAGGCCCGCAGCGGGGAGTCGTTCACCAGCCTCGATGGCGAGTCGCGGACCCTGGATGAGGAAGCCCTGGTGGTCACCTACGCCGATCAGGCGATTGCCCTGGCCGGCGTGATCGGCGGCCTTGAGGAGGCGGTTCAGAACGACACCACATCCCTGTGGCTGGAAGCCGCCGTGTTTGCGCCCCAGGCCGTGCGGCGGTCGGCCCGTAGCCAGGGTCTGCGCACCGAGGCCAGCCTGCGCTTTGAGAAGGGTCTGCCGCGGGAAGCCACCCTGGCGGCCGCGGATCGGGCCGTGCAGCTGCTGATCGAGCTGGCCGGCGCCGAACTGGAGGGCCGTTGGCTGCATCAGCGGCCCCAGGAGCCGGTTCAGCCCCTGAGGCTGCGCCGCGAAGCCCTGCACAACCTGCTCGGGCCGGTGGTGGTGGACGGCGAAGAAGAGGATCTCGAGGAGGGGCGCATCGCGGCCACCCTCACGGCCCTGGGCTGCGTGCTGAAGGACAGCGACGATGGCTGGAGTGTGGTCGTCCCCCCCTCGCGCCGCATGGACCTGCAGCGGGAAGTGGATCTGATCGAGGAGGTGGCCCGCCTGGTGGGCTACGACCAGTTCGCCTGCCATCTGCCCGACCCCCTGCTCCCCGGCGGCCTCGAACCTGCCCAGCTGGCCGAGCGCCGGTTGCGCCGCGCCCTCTGCGCGGCTGGTCTGCAGGAAACCTGCAGCCTCTCGCTGGTGCCCCAGGCTGCCGGGCGGCTGCCACTGGCCAACCCCCTGCTGGCGGATTACGGCCATCTGCGCGACAACCTGCACGAAGAATTGCTCCAGGCGGCCCGCCGCAACCTCCAGGCCTCCCAAAACGGCTTCTGGGCCTTCGAGATCGGCCAGGTCTTCGATGCCGATGGTGTCGAACGGCAGCAGCTGGTGGGGGTGCTGGCCGGCGAACGCCGCGCCGAGCGCTGGACCAGCAGCGGCAAACCCCAGCCGCCTGGCTACTTCCAGGCCCGGGGCGTCTTGCAGGCGGCGCTGCAGACCCTGAAGCTGCCCGTGGACGATCGCCCGCTCACCGATCAGCCCCTGCTGCATCCCGGTCGTGCTGCCACGCTGCTGGTCGAGGGCCGGCCGGCCGGCTGGTTCGGCCAGCTGCATCCCGAGCAGGCCGACCAACACGACCTGCCGGAGGCCACCTACCTGTTCACCCTGGCCCTGGAGCCGCTGCTCTGCGCCGCCACACGCCGCAACCGCTGGCAACCCGCCTTCGCTCCCTTCGCCACAGTGCCGGCCTCCGAGCGGGATCTGGCCCTGGTGGTGCCGCAGGCCACCCGGGCGGCCGACCTGCTCAGCACCATCCGCAAGGCGGGCAAGCCCCTGCTGGAGCAGGCGGAGCTGGTGGATCGCTATGAGGGCACGCAGCTGGGGGATGGCCAGTGCAGCCAGGCCTTCCGGCTGCGCTACCGCGATCCGAAGCGCACCCTCACCGACGATCAGGTGGATGGGGCCCAGGCGAAGATCCGTGCGGCGCTCGAAAAGCAGTTCGGGGCCCAGCTGCGCAGCTGA
- the rlmD gene encoding 23S rRNA (uracil(1939)-C(5))-methyltransferase RlmD codes for MIKASVCLPPVSKSRDHQTRARVAVGSLLSVEIADLGRDGQGVGRVGDQVVFVADALPGELVRVRVVHQARRHLVAELKGIERPSPDRRQPPCILSDNCGGCSLQHCSDAAQVSWKQGMVGEVLRRLGGTDLPPLPLLAAESPLGYRNRAVIPLELTDELRLRAGFYRRGSHQIVNMNHCPVLDARLDRLIEPLKEDLEEAAWPVDRHGRSGGGLRHLALRVGHHTGDVLITLIASNDNLPGLDALASSWMDRWPEVVGVSLNLQPEPNNKLMGHETRTLCGRDWLEERFAGLRYRIAADTFFQVNTVQAERVVPLLLAALKAAGTSRSVIDAYCGIGTYTLPIAAAGYRVEGIEAHLASVQLARRNAESNGLSALARFSNSDVAEALAQSLPGAGALLLDPPRKGLEPPVLEAILNSPPPLLLYLSCDPGTLARDLGRLCGTRQAPQTDPSVCAEASADAEANADAGTGAEALAEPEAARFRLLSVQPLDFFPNTSHVETLVVLERCA; via the coding sequence ATGATCAAGGCCAGTGTCTGCCTCCCGCCCGTGTCGAAATCCAGGGACCATCAGACCCGGGCCCGCGTGGCAGTGGGGTCTCTGCTCTCGGTGGAGATCGCCGATCTGGGTCGCGATGGCCAGGGCGTGGGCCGTGTGGGGGATCAGGTGGTCTTCGTGGCCGACGCCCTGCCCGGCGAGCTTGTCCGCGTGCGGGTGGTGCACCAGGCCCGGCGCCACCTGGTGGCGGAACTCAAGGGGATCGAACGCCCGTCCCCCGACCGGCGCCAGCCCCCCTGCATCCTTTCGGACAATTGTGGCGGCTGCAGCCTGCAGCATTGCAGCGATGCCGCCCAGGTGTCCTGGAAGCAGGGGATGGTGGGCGAGGTGCTGCGGCGCCTCGGCGGAACGGACCTGCCGCCCCTGCCCTTGCTGGCAGCGGAGTCTCCGCTCGGCTACCGCAACCGCGCCGTGATTCCGTTGGAGCTCACTGACGAGCTGCGGCTGCGGGCCGGGTTCTACCGACGCGGCTCCCATCAGATCGTCAACATGAACCACTGCCCGGTGCTGGACGCCCGGCTGGATCGGCTGATCGAACCGTTGAAGGAGGATCTGGAGGAAGCCGCCTGGCCGGTGGATCGCCATGGCCGCAGCGGTGGTGGTCTTCGCCATCTGGCTCTGCGGGTGGGCCACCACACCGGCGATGTGCTGATCACCCTCATCGCCAGCAACGACAACCTGCCGGGCCTCGATGCGCTGGCCAGCAGCTGGATGGATCGCTGGCCCGAGGTGGTGGGGGTGTCGCTCAATCTCCAGCCGGAGCCCAACAACAAGCTGATGGGCCATGAGACCCGCACGCTCTGCGGGCGGGACTGGCTGGAGGAACGCTTTGCTGGCCTGCGCTATCGCATTGCCGCCGACACCTTCTTTCAGGTGAACACGGTGCAGGCCGAGCGGGTCGTGCCCCTGCTTCTGGCTGCACTGAAAGCCGCTGGCACGAGCCGCTCCGTGATCGATGCCTACTGCGGCATCGGCACCTACACCCTTCCGATCGCGGCCGCCGGCTATCGGGTCGAGGGCATCGAGGCACACCTGGCTTCGGTCCAACTGGCCCGCCGCAATGCTGAATCCAATGGTCTGAGCGCCTTGGCACGCTTCAGCAACTCGGATGTGGCCGAGGCTCTGGCCCAATCACTACCCGGCGCTGGCGCCCTGTTGCTCGATCCGCCCCGCAAGGGGCTGGAGCCGCCGGTGCTGGAGGCCATCCTGAACTCCCCCCCACCGCTGCTGCTCTATCTCAGCTGCGACCCAGGCACCCTGGCCCGGGATCTCGGTCGCCTCTGCGGCACCAGGCAGGCTCCTCAAACGGATCCATCCGTCTGCGCTGAGGCCAGTGCCGACGCTGAGGCCAATGCTGACGCTGGGACCGGGGCAGAAGCCTTGGCCGAGCCGGAAGCTGCACGGTTCCGGCTGCTGAGCGTGCAACCCCTCGATTTTTTCCCCAACACCAGCCACGTGGAAACCCTGGTGGTGCTGGAGCGCTGCGCCTGA
- a CDS encoding allophycocyanin subunit alpha-B has protein sequence MSVVRDLILQADDQLRYPTGGELRSMVDFLTGGSQRLSIVKVLTDNEKKIIDEAAKQLFSRKPDYVAPGGNAYGQKQRAQCLRDYSWYLRLVTYGVLAGSTEQIQKIGLEGAREMYNSLGVPMPGMVEAMRTLREAALSLLSTEQAATAGPYFDFLIQGMQTTT, from the coding sequence ATGAGCGTCGTTCGGGATCTGATCCTCCAGGCCGATGATCAGCTTCGTTATCCCACCGGCGGCGAGCTGCGCTCGATGGTGGACTTCCTCACCGGAGGCAGCCAACGGCTGTCGATCGTGAAGGTGCTCACCGACAACGAGAAAAAAATCATCGATGAGGCAGCCAAACAGCTGTTCTCCCGCAAGCCCGATTACGTGGCCCCGGGTGGCAACGCCTATGGCCAGAAGCAGCGTGCCCAGTGCCTGAGGGATTACAGCTGGTACCTCAGGCTGGTCACCTATGGCGTTCTGGCTGGCAGCACCGAGCAGATCCAGAAGATCGGCCTGGAGGGTGCCCGCGAGATGTACAACAGCCTCGGTGTTCCCATGCCCGGTATGGTCGAAGCCATGCGCACCCTCCGGGAAGCCGCCCTATCGCTGCTGAGCACTGAGCAAGCGGCTACGGCTGGTCCCTATTTTGACTTTCTGATTCAGGGCATGCAGACCACCACCTGA
- a CDS encoding molecular chaperone DnaJ, translating into MDSAQRERRRISLELPVELVAQIDSLRGEWGLRSRGDILVRLLQGLFEDDLPEETLEVVELSSGSWPVRTVSPEAVPRDTVGSDVTATETMQSPPEDLGSAADEASDWTTAGLGSPLPAPGMPTPEPEILDGSRHSAQDLVAEEDAPEDPEDEEFSTALDERGSLVLVPRRQVALRATGDPIASPRAPSEVPPPSSGGSPGGIDLPGFVQRRSDRLRRSLRVRPGSIQTDDSLPTVPAASIQRALTAAAQHWSDLYGSEPNEAVLEAAMVWLAQDIWPHADQSEGRAFTWSLASALVRCFVPSWEAGPASFERVMVMAGLLEDPFSAATLELRLPTLIRRFVHRFRRRRPGTSFLTLEHTMTLHGALKLLQLPTAPGHQLSLRQIRESYREMAVLHHPDSGGSVDVMRRLNEAYHMLKELYRGSS; encoded by the coding sequence GTGGACTCGGCCCAGAGAGAGCGGCGCAGGATCAGTCTGGAACTGCCGGTTGAACTGGTCGCCCAGATCGACAGTCTGCGGGGGGAATGGGGTCTACGCAGCCGGGGCGACATCCTGGTGCGGCTGCTGCAGGGTCTCTTCGAGGATGACCTTCCGGAAGAGACGCTGGAGGTCGTGGAACTCTCCAGCGGGAGTTGGCCAGTGAGGACTGTCTCCCCGGAGGCAGTCCCCAGAGACACCGTGGGGTCGGACGTGACTGCCACCGAGACGATGCAGTCTCCGCCAGAGGACCTGGGGAGCGCCGCTGATGAGGCGAGCGACTGGACCACGGCTGGGCTTGGCTCGCCGCTTCCTGCCCCAGGAATGCCGACACCGGAGCCAGAGATCCTGGATGGGAGCAGGCACTCTGCGCAGGACCTGGTTGCAGAAGAGGATGCGCCTGAGGATCCGGAGGACGAGGAGTTCAGCACCGCCCTCGACGAGCGCGGCTCCCTGGTGCTGGTGCCCCGCAGGCAGGTGGCTCTGCGAGCCACTGGAGATCCGATCGCATCGCCCCGTGCCCCGTCGGAGGTTCCTCCACCGTCCAGTGGGGGCAGCCCTGGCGGTATCGATCTGCCGGGCTTCGTTCAGCGCCGCTCCGATCGCCTGCGGCGTAGTCTGCGGGTCCGGCCTGGCTCGATCCAGACGGATGATTCCCTGCCGACGGTGCCGGCGGCATCCATTCAGCGGGCCCTCACGGCAGCTGCCCAGCACTGGAGTGATCTTTACGGCAGCGAACCCAATGAGGCCGTGCTCGAAGCCGCCATGGTCTGGTTGGCTCAGGACATCTGGCCGCACGCCGACCAGAGCGAGGGACGGGCGTTCACCTGGTCCCTGGCCAGTGCATTGGTACGGTGCTTTGTCCCCAGCTGGGAGGCGGGTCCTGCCAGTTTTGAGCGGGTGATGGTGATGGCGGGGCTGCTGGAAGACCCTTTCAGTGCCGCCACCCTGGAGCTACGCCTTCCGACGTTGATTCGACGTTTTGTGCATCGGTTTCGCAGGCGCCGCCCCGGGACTTCATTCCTCACCCTGGAGCACACGATGACCCTCCATGGCGCCCTCAAGCTGCTGCAATTGCCAACAGCACCGGGTCATCAGCTCAGCCTCCGCCAGATCCGGGAGTCTTACCGCGAGATGGCTGTGCTCCATCATCCCGATTCAGGCGGCTCCGTGGATGTGATGCGACGTCTCAATGAGGCCTATCACATGCTCAAGGAGCTCTACCGCGGATCCAGCTGA
- a CDS encoding DUF3370 family protein produces the protein MQLVSVLPAVSAVLLGSALVLQAPAASAYVALMAGQQARPLNGTFNNVPVLHSNQPEEVEGPGILITTTPGSSIAAETGQALRNSEFTFNGDFGLHLHHKYFPPNRKSISPQDRRAQLTLAAILINPGVRPVHIRFKNGAVRNSFEAPYLANNLMGVKPLGPRPWNTGPGDATAVQMLRGRLDRNLTDEITIPARSRVVLFNTALPALGIANALLRGHSDGPFQVAVVAAKDPTSDRDILAVLDQGRLAPGRVYLSRIADIQNRQIFSRVGGVALGDAYKASIRHDLGSQGPLHVPLTSTFRHHFGTSDVQVNALATRMIDSSLDNVGTYGVRFDVDLQLTGNGPYELVMSHPSPSGGRHFTAFRGSLQVTTPEGLQEMHVGMRSGQSLSLTSLQLQPGVVNTVRVSLVYPADATPGHLLSVVPSSQLALVQERERQLELARSSVTRPNAPPPAVPPAVANNGPALVPAPAVQPAGPQVPRPAVAQPRPLVTPGPHRWEPPTPPLPPINHSVSPSRSAAAATQVPVVLPPVRVSQSLIERYRDAVEAQQDIMRGLVGR, from the coding sequence ATGCAGCTGGTTTCAGTCCTGCCAGCCGTTTCGGCTGTCCTGCTTGGTTCGGCGCTGGTCCTGCAGGCTCCGGCTGCTTCGGCCTATGTGGCGTTGATGGCTGGTCAGCAGGCACGCCCACTCAACGGCACCTTCAACAACGTGCCCGTGCTCCACTCCAACCAGCCGGAGGAGGTGGAGGGGCCCGGCATCTTGATCACCACCACTCCCGGCAGCTCAATCGCTGCGGAGACGGGCCAAGCCCTCCGCAATTCTGAATTCACCTTCAACGGAGACTTCGGCCTGCACCTGCATCACAAGTATTTCCCCCCCAACCGCAAGAGCATTTCTCCGCAGGATCGCCGCGCCCAGCTCACCCTGGCGGCGATCCTGATCAATCCCGGTGTGCGGCCCGTTCACATCCGCTTCAAGAACGGTGCGGTCCGCAACAGTTTCGAAGCGCCTTATCTGGCAAACAATCTGATGGGAGTGAAGCCTTTGGGCCCCAGGCCATGGAACACGGGTCCTGGAGATGCCACGGCGGTTCAGATGCTGCGGGGTCGCCTGGATCGAAATCTCACCGATGAGATCACCATTCCTGCTCGCAGCCGGGTCGTGCTGTTCAACACGGCCCTTCCGGCCCTTGGGATTGCCAATGCCCTGCTGCGAGGTCACAGCGATGGTCCCTTCCAGGTGGCTGTGGTGGCGGCGAAGGACCCCACCAGTGATCGAGACATCCTGGCGGTGCTCGATCAGGGGCGTCTGGCTCCGGGTCGGGTCTATCTCAGTCGCATCGCCGACATCCAGAACCGCCAGATTTTTTCCCGGGTGGGGGGCGTGGCCCTTGGCGATGCCTACAAGGCCAGCATTCGTCATGACCTAGGCAGCCAGGGACCTCTTCACGTGCCGTTGACCAGCACATTCCGCCATCACTTCGGGACCAGCGACGTGCAGGTGAATGCCTTGGCGACCCGCATGATCGATTCGTCGCTTGACAATGTGGGCACCTATGGCGTTCGCTTCGACGTCGATCTACAGCTCACCGGCAATGGACCGTATGAGCTGGTGATGAGCCATCCGTCTCCCAGTGGTGGCCGACATTTCACCGCTTTCCGAGGCTCTCTGCAGGTCACGACTCCCGAAGGTCTGCAGGAAATGCACGTCGGCATGCGTTCTGGTCAGAGCCTCTCGCTCACCTCCCTGCAATTGCAGCCTGGGGTGGTCAATACCGTGCGGGTGAGCTTGGTTTACCCAGCCGATGCGACCCCTGGCCACCTTCTCAGCGTTGTGCCCAGCTCCCAGTTGGCCCTTGTGCAGGAGCGGGAGCGACAACTGGAGCTGGCTCGTTCATCGGTGACCCGTCCGAATGCTCCGCCACCTGCTGTTCCGCCTGCGGTCGCCAACAATGGCCCCGCCCTGGTTCCTGCGCCGGCGGTCCAACCAGCCGGTCCTCAGGTGCCTCGACCAGCTGTGGCTCAGCCCCGCCCGCTCGTGACTCCCGGACCTCATCGCTGGGAGCCGCCGACCCCGCCCCTTCCCCCGATCAACCATTCCGTCAGTCCGTCACGGTCGGCAGCCGCTGCCACACAGGTCCCCGTGGTCCTTCCACCGGTCAGGGTCAGTCAGTCGTTGATTGAGCGCTACCGGGACGCTGTGGAGGCTCAGCAAGACATCATGCGCGGCCTTGTGGGCCGCTGA
- a CDS encoding sigma-70 family RNA polymerase sigma factor — protein MLQYLQIVRPLALHYSRCCREPLDDLLQVGMLGLLRAAELYNQDRAVPFEAFARPHVRGAILHYLRDSVGCVRLPRRQVEMLDRLRVLGREIECQQGRTPGSEELRRALGLSPEQWHVLRQGEQLKRAASLEGLVGTEPTALPDASREEVSGGHDDLTGFNGSSPTSVERLLANLDPALATLVRQVVLGGWSYRRVARQLQVSPMTARRWFLGALDQLRSQWGQLRLNPEGPAAGLGASVLPGC, from the coding sequence GTGCTCCAGTACCTCCAGATTGTGCGGCCCCTGGCCTTGCACTATTCCCGCTGCTGCCGTGAGCCCCTGGATGACCTCCTGCAGGTCGGGATGCTGGGGCTGCTGCGCGCCGCCGAGCTCTACAACCAGGACCGCGCTGTGCCTTTTGAGGCCTTTGCCCGGCCCCATGTGCGGGGCGCCATCCTCCACTACCTGCGCGATTCCGTCGGTTGCGTGAGGCTGCCCCGTCGCCAGGTGGAGATGCTCGATCGGTTGCGGGTGCTGGGACGGGAGATCGAATGCCAGCAGGGGCGCACCCCCGGCTCCGAGGAGCTGCGGCGGGCTCTGGGCCTCAGCCCCGAGCAGTGGCATGTGCTGCGCCAGGGGGAGCAACTCAAGCGTGCGGCTTCGCTGGAGGGTCTGGTCGGAACCGAACCCACTGCCCTGCCGGATGCCAGCCGGGAGGAAGTCTCAGGCGGTCACGATGACCTGACTGGCTTCAACGGGAGCAGCCCGACATCGGTGGAGCGGCTGCTGGCCAACCTCGACCCGGCTCTGGCCACTCTGGTACGCCAGGTCGTTCTGGGAGGCTGGAGCTATCGCCGCGTCGCCCGGCAGCTGCAGGTGAGTCCGATGACGGCCCGCCGCTGGTTTCTTGGAGCGCTGGATCAGTTGCGCAGCCAGTGGGGGCAACTGAGGCTCAATCCTGAGGGTCCAGCGGCTGGTCTCGGCGCATCTGTGCTTCCAGGGTGTTGA
- a CDS encoding ATP adenylyltransferase — protein MPGNSLMRGTRPGQRAARLWRRALAVSERALAAGALVPLRTERVPHPSSAPFVLRRLLSSTPKHLRAGGPKPNPFLPWEPLLQVELLGESHVVLLNKFPVQRGHLLLITSQWQAQAGWLQENDWASVAHVASDTGGLWFFNSCAEAGASQPHRHLQLLPRHPGEPSCPLAPRLRCQLDGLAPAWPWAYRLSRRHDPLGCSDLPSLYQEHCRSLGLGSPESDRQPRHPYNLLFDDDWFLTVRRVREHAAGFSVNALGFAGCLLCCPSSRLDWIETEGPFRLLQEVAASPELLLESQIEGLTAPD, from the coding sequence GTGCCGGGTAACTCCCTGATGCGGGGCACGCGTCCCGGCCAGCGCGCCGCTCGGCTCTGGCGTCGTGCCCTGGCCGTCTCTGAGCGGGCCTTGGCCGCCGGTGCCCTGGTGCCACTGCGTACGGAGCGGGTGCCCCATCCGAGCAGCGCCCCCTTCGTGTTGCGTCGACTGCTTTCCAGCACCCCCAAGCATCTGCGGGCGGGCGGGCCCAAGCCGAACCCATTCCTGCCCTGGGAACCGCTGCTGCAGGTGGAGCTGCTGGGCGAAAGCCATGTGGTGCTGCTCAACAAATTCCCCGTGCAGCGGGGCCATCTGCTGCTGATCACCAGCCAGTGGCAAGCTCAGGCCGGTTGGCTGCAGGAGAACGACTGGGCCAGCGTGGCCCACGTAGCCAGCGATACCGGCGGGCTCTGGTTCTTCAACAGCTGTGCCGAAGCCGGGGCCAGCCAGCCGCATCGGCATCTGCAGCTGTTGCCGCGCCACCCCGGCGAACCGAGCTGCCCGTTGGCTCCGAGGCTGCGCTGCCAGCTCGATGGGCTGGCTCCTGCCTGGCCCTGGGCCTACAGGCTCAGCCGCCGCCACGATCCACTCGGCTGCTCCGACCTGCCCAGCCTTTACCAGGAGCACTGCCGTTCCCTCGGCCTGGGCAGCCCGGAATCCGATCGTCAGCCCCGTCACCCCTACAACCTGCTCTTCGATGACGACTGGTTCCTGACCGTGCGGCGGGTGCGGGAACATGCGGCCGGTTTCAGCGTCAATGCGCTCGGCTTCGCCGGCTGCCTGCTGTGTTGTCCATCCTCACGTCTGGACTGGATTGAGACAGAGGGCCCCTTTCGATTGCTGCAAGAGGTGGCGGCATCGCCCGAGCTCCTGCTTGAGTCCCAGATCGAGGGACTGACCGCCCCCGACTGA
- a CDS encoding SpoIID/LytB domain-containing protein: protein MERQLAGRTRWQRCRELGSTLGRCLNLPWLPPFSRRLLLTGPLAAGALAVGFAAQGLMASSRGTADDDRLLAALVASPTTTTTASRSAAGTAAGGEERMAPTQDQLSGLQAERAASAASQRLDLVEPGAGAPVALEIRVALLGAAGQPRLGASGPWQLLSRDGRLLQQGSAGDAVALGALPSGLAEAWLQTSSGVLLVDGQAYAGRLRLLLNGSGVELVNHLSLEDYVASVVGAEMPSSWNMEALRAQAVAARSYALAHMARPASRHWHLGNTTRWQAYRGLASVSERTRQAAASTAGLILSYQGGIVESLYASTQQISSEAHGHLGASMSQHGAQDLAEQGLRYNQILGRYYQGASLARLKAGAG, encoded by the coding sequence GTGGAACGGCAGCTTGCAGGCAGAACCCGATGGCAGCGGTGCCGAGAGCTGGGCAGCACTCTGGGCCGCTGCCTGAACCTGCCCTGGCTGCCTCCGTTCAGCCGGCGTCTGCTGCTGACCGGCCCCCTGGCGGCGGGAGCTCTCGCCGTCGGTTTTGCGGCCCAGGGCCTCATGGCCAGCAGCCGCGGCACGGCCGACGACGATCGCCTGCTCGCAGCCCTGGTGGCCAGCCCCACCACCACCACGACGGCCTCCCGCAGCGCGGCCGGCACGGCAGCTGGCGGTGAGGAGCGGATGGCGCCGACCCAGGACCAGCTGAGCGGCCTCCAGGCCGAGCGGGCCGCCAGTGCGGCGTCCCAGCGCCTCGATCTGGTGGAGCCTGGGGCTGGTGCACCGGTGGCCCTGGAGATCCGCGTGGCCTTACTGGGGGCTGCCGGCCAGCCCCGACTGGGGGCCAGCGGCCCCTGGCAGCTGCTCAGCCGCGACGGCCGCCTGCTGCAGCAGGGTTCCGCTGGCGATGCTGTGGCCCTGGGGGCTCTGCCATCCGGCCTGGCGGAAGCCTGGTTACAGACAAGTTCCGGCGTGCTGCTGGTTGATGGCCAGGCCTATGCAGGCCGCTTGAGGCTCCTGCTCAACGGCAGTGGCGTGGAGCTTGTCAACCATCTTTCGCTCGAGGACTACGTGGCCTCGGTGGTGGGGGCGGAAATGCCCAGCAGCTGGAACATGGAGGCCCTGCGGGCCCAGGCCGTGGCGGCCCGTTCCTATGCCCTGGCTCACATGGCCCGGCCGGCCAGCCGCCATTGGCACCTGGGCAACACCACCCGCTGGCAGGCGTATCGCGGACTGGCCAGCGTCAGCGAGCGAACCCGACAGGCAGCTGCCTCCACCGCCGGCCTGATCCTCAGCTACCAGGGCGGGATCGTCGAAAGCCTCTACGCCTCCACCCAGCAGATCAGTTCGGAGGCCCATGGCCATCTCGGCGCCAGCATGAGCCAGCACGGTGCCCAGGATCTGGCTGAGCAGGGTCTTCGGTACAACCAGATCCTCGGCCGCTACTACCAGGGTGCCTCCCTGGCCCGCCTCAAGGCCGGTGCCGGGTAA